One Triticum dicoccoides isolate Atlit2015 ecotype Zavitan chromosome 5B, WEW_v2.0, whole genome shotgun sequence genomic window carries:
- the LOC119308112 gene encoding filament-like plant protein 2: protein MVMDRTGWLWRRKPSDNSPGASDSSVPVSSHPQCCSGDQEVLRPVSNNASAHHGQSPKVSSRVRHDETQETGVPKLSNEKLASRVNLNDFSPQHGQSLESYLSSNGDEETKETMKSLNEKLAAALLAISEKEDLVKQHAKVTEEAVAGWEQAEVEATAIKKLLEAASHRNDYLEGQVSHLDKALKECVRQLRLVREEQEEIIRDALTKKSQELESENSKLQNHIAELKKQLAATKSEASTVSAQPDLQEKLQTIEKDNLDLKAKLLVQSKDLKILSLEKDLSNQAAETASKQHLESIKKIARVEAECRRLHHLAQKTALVNDSRPPPSAESLTDSHSDSAECMVGVDSELRNSDSWASALITELDQFRNAKASATNIMNNPVEIDLMDDFLEMERLAALPESDQTSSTFDMETDSDKAVTRNNSSKIENEELRRHVADLHSRVEIVESDKKELEIALIEARNQLDISCDALVAARNRLVEMQMQLDLANDSKYAALGDVDRLDSEKKALEFQLESKSVEAEELHAIVASLGENAEKKEFESQLELVSAEAAELRVTMASLEERIETETALSVQHKEKSDAACNAKELLETQLYSANAEVQKLHGIIKSLENQVEEEKALRDELMIQSLLKIEAAVEAVKEPLEAQLCSANTEVEKLRGIIEALESEIEKERTVHEELTSQLDMKIEAERTHSEAVKESLEGQLCSANSEVAKLRDIIKALENEVVEKEKALHEKLAEKAEKSISAESVKESLEAELQLVNSEVVKLRDMVTALEHEVVKEKEFSDELQLQLEALEAIKRVLESEVESAHQDARKLKEKVELFEAKLDEQMSSAAEFTAKEEAVQSQRTAMEHQLEASKADVVKLTNMVSFLQGEVVQERLLSEDYEQKCRKLEAQLSRDIRDAKLWRLANSNGDLKTKQEKELASAAGKLAECQKTIASLGRQLKSLTEIDNVVLEPGLGLLLEPRDIALDLRASDPGLLQKRSTGSNFAVFADELYDLDLPDGDVGCFSPLPSMIRPSSPPPSEMSVFAGGLSSLSSYRGKRRK from the exons ATGGTTATGGACCGCACGGGTTGGCTCTGGAGGCGCAAGCCTTCGGATAATAGTCCTGGGGCAAGCGATAGCTCTGTGCCCGTGTCATCGCATCCTCAGTGCTGCTCTGGCGATCAG GAGGTTCTGAGGCCTGTCTCAAACAATGCTTCAGCACATCATGGTCAATCACCCAAAGTCTCTTCGAGGGTTAGGCATGATGAGACCCAAGAAACTGGAGTACCAAAATTGTCGAATGAGAAGCTAGCATCAAGAGTTAATTTAAATGATTTTTCTCCACAGCATGGTCAGTCACTAGAATCATACCTATCATCAAATGGAGATGAAGAGACCAAGGAGACCATGAAGAGTCTAAATGAAAAACTTGCTGCTGCCCTTTTGGCTATTAGTGAGAAAGAGGATCTTGTTAAGCAGCATGCTAAAGTCACAGAAGAGGCTGTTGCAG GTTGGGAACAAGCTGAAGTCGAAGCTACTGCCATCAAGAAGCTGCTTGAAGCTGCTTCCCATAGAAATGATTATCTCGAGGGTCAGGTCAGCCACCTAGACAAGGCCCTCAAGGAATGTGTGAGGCAGCTGCGCCTGGTACGGGAAGAACAAGAGGAGATAATACGTGATGCACTTACCAAGAAGTCCCAGGAGTTGGAGTCTGAGAACTCCAAGCTGCAAAACCATATTGCTGAGCTGAAGAAGCAGCTGGCAGCAACCAAATCAGAAGCCTCCACCGTGTCTGCACAGCCTGATCTACAAGAGAAGCTTCAGACAATCGAGAAAGATAACTTGGATCTCAAGGCCAAGCTCCTTGTACAGTCCAAAGATCTGAAGATACTCTCACTGGAAAAAGACTTGAGCAATCAAGCAGCAGAGACAGCCAGCAAGCAGCACCTGGAAAGTATAAAAAAGATTGCTAGGGTTGAGGCAGAATGCCGCAGGTTACATCATCTAGCTCAGAAAACAGCATTGGTCAATGATTCTAGACCTCCGCCAAGCGCAGAATCACTAACTGACAGCCACTCTGACAGTGCAGAATGTATGGTTGGTGTTGATAGTGAATTGAGAAATTCTGACTCGTGGGCATCTGCTCTGATTACGGAGCTTGACCAGTTCAGGAATGCGAAGGCTAGTGCAACAAATATTATGAATAATCCTGTTGAGATCGACCTAATGGATGATTTCCTTGAGATGGAAAGGTTGGCTGCATTGCCTGAATCAGACCAGACAAGCTCTACCTTTGATATGGAGACTGATTCCGACAAGGCTGTGACGAGAAACAACTCTTCTAAAATTGAAAATGAAGAATTGCGGCGCCATGTTGCAGATTTGCATTCGAGGGTTGAAATAGTTGAAAGCGATAAGAAGGAGCTTGAGATAGCTCTTATAGAGGCTAGAAATCAGCTTGACATCTCCTGTGACGcactagtggcggcaaggaacaGGCTGGTTGAAATGCAAATGCAATTGGATTTGGCAAATGACTCCAAATATGCTGCTCTGGGAGATGTGGACCGATTGGACTCGGAGAAAAAGGCTTTGGAGTTTCAACTGGAGTCCAAATCTGTAGAAGCTGAGGAGCTACATGCGATTGTTGCTTCATTGGGAGAAAATGCAGAAAAGAAGGAATTTGAGTCGCAGTTAGAACTGGTCTCAGCCGAAGCCGCAGAGCTTCGGGTGACTATGGCATCATTGGAAGAGAGGATTGAAACCGAGACTGCTCTTTCTGTGCAGCACAAAGAAAAATCAGATGCTGCATGCAATGCTAAAGAATTGTTGGAGACACAGCTGTATTCTGCAAATGCTGAAGTGCAAAAACTGCATGGCATCATCAAATCACTAGAGAATCAGGTAGAAGAAGAGAAGGCACTGCGCGACGAACTCATGATACAATCATTGCTGAAGATTGAAGCAGCTGTTGAGGCTGTTAAAGAACCATTGGAGGCACAGCTGTGTTCCGCAAACACCGAAGTAGAGAAACTGCGTGGCATTATCGAAGCATTAGAGAGTGAGATAGAAAAGGAGAGGACAGTGCATGAAGAACTGACATCACagctagacatgaagattgaagcaGAGAGAACTCATTCTGAGGCTGTTAAGGAATCATTGGAGGGACAGCTATGTTCAGCAAATAGCGAGGTAGCGAAACTGCGTGATATCATTAAAGCGCTAGAAAATGAGGTAGTTGAAAAAGAGAAGGCGTTGCATGAAAAATTGGCAGAAAAAGCAGAGAAATCTATTTCTGCGGAGTCTGTTAAAGAATCATTGGAGGCAGAACTCCAGTTAGTCAACTCTGAAGTTGTGAAACTGCGTGATATGGTGACGGCGCTTGAGCATGAAGTGGTAAAGGAAAAGGAGTTCTCTGACGAGCTGCAGCTGCAGCTAGAAGCTCTAGAGGCCATAAAAAGGGTGTTGGAGTCAGAGGTCGAGTCTGCACATCAGGATGCCCGGAAGCTTAAGGAGAAGGTTGAGTTGTTTGAAGCAAAACTGGACGAACAGATGTCGTCAGCAGCGGAGTTCACTGCCAAGGAAGAGGCTGTGCAGTCACAAAGAACGGCAATGGAGCATCAACTTGAAGCATCAAAGGCCGATGTTGTGAAACTGACGAACATGGTGAGCTTCCTCCAAGGGGAGGTTGTGCAGGAGAGGTtgctgtcagaagattatgaacagaAATGCCGAAAGCTGGAGGCTCAGTTGTCAAGGGATATTCGGGACGCGAAACTCTGGAGGCTTGCAAACTCAAATGGAGACCTAAAGACCAAGCAG GAGAAGGAGCTTGCTAGTGCAGCCGGGAAGCTTGCAGAGTGCCAGAAGACCATTGCTTCACTGGGACGCCAATTGAAATCACTGACAGAGATTGACAACGTGGTGCTGGAGCCTGGACTAGGACTGCTGCTGGAACCCAGGGACATAGCACTAGACTTGAGAGCCAGTGATCCTGGCCTCCTTCAAAAAAGAAGCACTGGTTCCAACTTTGCAGTCTTCGCTGACGAGTTATATGATCTTGACCTTCCGGATGGCGACGTGGGCTGCTTTTCGCCACTCCCGTCGATGATTCGACCTTCATCACCCCCTCCCTCGGAAATGTCGGTGTTTGCAGGGGGGCTGTCGTCGCTTAGTAGCTACAGGGGAAAGAGACGAAAGTAA